In Cyprinus carpio isolate SPL01 chromosome B16, ASM1834038v1, whole genome shotgun sequence, the following are encoded in one genomic region:
- the LOC109048509 gene encoding dual specificity protein kinase Ttk-like isoform X1, whose product MDEEESTERQMQIAMLCQRLAKMKKLYTDDDTDYINKAISSNSPDTCRTLLTSLERKGNPQTDPGLLSKLIDGYTLVFSSMPLGKYGQSESYAKMLVRFAELKAIQDVNDAQASFDIARSHCKDFAFVHIAYAQFELLQGNIKKCTSILQKAFEMNAKPRRVLEAAVRNLNAGKGQLLSHEDKENLTVSAHDDAHESVRSGSRRSDGACDPQSSSTFHLGNILHSRSDQKFSPPENMNMPVWRAGSQQRRTATAERVPMVPLSIPENESSDWDGAQRPEAPAAHGSGFSRQTSGSNIRSTLPMCSSKKGTPDGDSYSLLNLKPPVISPDHLRGNTEEGDTITALLRRAERRETTRTEETTDIQQLISTNSPESCQIFLKNLEKRGDPGSDAAFLSKLLDCYSKVFARFPLAKHCKTESYARMLVRYAELKGIEDPEDAPDHFSIARSHSKAFAFVHIAHAQFELSQGNSRKSNLILQKALSSNARPVELLRTAIRNLNSGKTHLLPAEHEDNAAENVEALSNRKEEETPAKAPEEQQKPLAKETSSEWKIPALINRHASPEDHKAPAVPVSSSSSLHALRTPAPPRTHPSLSCQTPNYKDPNANSFVTPVVKQRPVVVSVPSTAQKMGHAPLPCTPQSRVSCVPQPSQTPTSAFSNESITIKGKQFFIFKMIGRGGSSKVYQVFDQKKHVYALKYVNLEEADAQAVESYKNEIEHLNHLQQYSDQIIKLYDYEITSSYIYMLMECGHLDLNTWLRNRKSVNPLDRKCYWRNMLEAVHTIHKHGIVHSDLKPANFVIVDASLKLIDFGIANRIQPDVTSIMKDSQVGTLNYMPPEAIKDTSSNGKPGSKISAKGDVWSLGCILYCMTYGKTPFQNITNQISKIHAIIDPSHEIDFPDVPEKDLLDVLKRCLVRNPRERISISELLDHPYLQLQPQPEPAEACAGDLKRILNELAALQSPNSIARAASNLARMCNSGRKLDVSECVKTSSQTLWK is encoded by the exons ATGGATGAAGAAGAGAGCACAGAGCGACAGATGCAGATCGCCATGCTGTGTCAGCGGCTGGCCAAGATGAAGAAGTTATACACCGATG ATGATACAGACTACATCAACAAGGCCATCAGCTCGAACTCACCAGACACCTGCCGGACGCTCCTGACCAGTCTGGAGAGGAAGGGCAATCCTCAGACGGACCCCGGCCTGCTCTCTAAACTCATCGACGGCTACACGCTTGTCTTCTCCAGCATGCCGCTGGGCAAGTACGGTCAGAGTGAGAGCTACGCCAAGATGCTGGTCAGATTTGCAGAGTTAAAAGC catccaagatgtaaatgatgCACAGGCTAGTTTTGACATCGCGAGATCCCACTGTAAGGATTTTGCCTTTGTTCACATTGCTTATGCTCAGTTTGAGCTTTTGCAAG GGAACATTAAGAAGTGCACTTCGATTCTTCAGAAGGCTTTTGAAATGAATGCTAAACCCAGGCGCGTTCTGGAGGCTGCCGTGAGGAATCTCAACGCAGGCAAAGGCCAGCTCCTCTCGCATGAAGATAAGGAGAACTTAACAG TGTCTGCACATGACGATGCACACGAGTCTGTGAGAAGCGGCTCCAGAAGATCTGATGGAGCATGTGACCCGCAGAGCAGCAGCACTTTTCACCTCGG GAATATTCTGCATTCCAGGAGTGATCAGAAGTTCAGTCCACCAGAGAACATGAACATGCCTGTGTGGAGAGCTGGGTCACAACAAAGAAGAACAGCCACG GCAGAAAGAGTTCCCATGGTGCCTCTCTCTATCCCTGAAAACGAGAGCAGTGACTGGGACGGTGCTCAGAGACCAGAAGCTCCTGCTGCACACGGCAGTGGTTTCTCCAG GCAAACAAGCGGTTCAAACATCCGCTCCACGCTCCCCATGTGTTCCTCTAAGAAAGGCACTCCAGATGGGGACTCCTACAGTCTATTAAACCTGAAG CCTCCTGTGATCAGTCCAGATCATCTGAGAGGAAACACTGAAGAGGGTGACACCATCACAGCGCTCCTGCGAAGAGCAGAAAGAAGAGAAACGACTCGAACGGAAG AAACCACTGATATCCAGCAGCTCATCAGCACAAACTCTCCTGAAAGCTGTCAGATCTTCCTGAAAAACCTGGAGAAGAGAGGAGACCCTGGTTCAGACGCGGCCTTTCTCTCCAAACTCCTGGACTGCTACTCTAAAGTGTTCGCCAGGTTTCCTTTGGCAAAGCACTGCAAAACGGAAAGCTATGCTCGTATGCTGGTGCGATATGCGGAGCTGAAAGG GATTGAAGATCCAGAAGACGCTCCAGATCATTTCAGTATTGCCAGATCGCACAGTAAAGCTTTTGCTTTTGTGCATATCGCACACGCTCAGTTTGAGCTCTCTCAAG GTAACTCTAGGAAGAGTAATCTGATTCTTCAGAAAGCGCTGAGCTCAAACGCACGGCCGGTTGAACTGCTGCGGACCGCCATCAGAAATCTCAACTCTGGTAAAACTCATCTGCTTCCTGCGGAGCATGAAGACAACGCTGCAG AAAATGTGGAAGCACTAAGTAACAGAAAGGAAGAAGAAACTCCAGCGAAGGCTCCTGAGGAGCAGCAAAAGCCTCTTGCCAAGGAGACTTCATCCGAATGGAAGATCCCTGCTCTCATCAACAGACACGCGTCTCCGGAG GATCATAAAGCTCCCGCAGTCCCTGTttcctcttcatcctcacttCATGCTTTGAGAACACCTGCTCCTCCCAGAACACACCCCTCTCTCAGCTGTCAGACGCCCAACTACAAAGACCCCAATGCAAACAG TTTTGTCACTCCTGTGGTGAAGCAGCGGCCAGTGGTTGTGTCCGTTCCATCGACGGCTCAGAAGATGGGTCACGCTCCGCTGCCCTGCACCCCTCAGAGCCGggtgtcctgtgtcccgcagccgtCACAG ACCCCTACCTCCGCTTTCTCAAACGAATCCATCACAATCAAGGGCAAACAGTTCTTCATTTTCAAGATGATTGGCAGAGGCGGCTCCAGTAAG GTCTATCAGGTGTTTGACCAAAAGAAGCACGTGTATGCTTTGAAGTATGTGAATCTAGAGGAGGCCGACGCTCAGGCCGTGGAAAGCTACAAGAATGAGATCGAGCACTTGAATCATCTTCAGCAGTACAGTGACCAGATCATTAAACTCTATGACTA TGAGATCACCAGCAGCTACATCTACATGCTGATGGAGTGCGGTCACCTGGATCTCAACACCTGGCTGCGCAACCGCAAGTCCGTCAACCCTCTGGACAGGAAGTGCTACTGGAGGAACATGCTGGAGGCTGTGCACACCATCCACAAACACG GTATCGTCCACAGTGATTTAAAGCCAGCTAATTTTGTGATTGTGGATGCGTCGCTGAAACTGATCGACTTTGGGATCGCTAACCGTATCCAGCCTGACGTGACCAGCATCATGAAGGACTCACAG GTGGGGACTCTGAACTACATGCCACCAGAGGCTATCAAAGACACGTCCTCCAATGGGAAGCCAGGGTCAAAG ATCAGTGCTAAAGGCGACGTGTGGTCTCTGGGATGTATCCTGTACTGCATGACTTACGGAAAGACTCCGTTCCAGAACATCACCAATCAGATCAGCAAGATCCACGCCATCATAGACCCGTCCCACGAGATCGACTTCCCCGATGTCCCAGAGAAGGACCTGCTGGATGTGCTGAAG AGGTGTTTGGTACGCAATCCTAGAGAGAGGATTTCCATATCAGAGCTCCTGGATCATCCGTACCTGCAGCTGCAACCGCAACCCGAGCCAG CAGAAGCGTGTGCCGGTGATTTGAAGAGGATCCTCAATGAGCTGGCGGCTCTTCAGTCTCCCAACAGCATCGCCAGAGCTGCCAGT AACCTGGCCAGGATGTGCAACAGCGGGAGGAAGTTAGATGTCTCTGAATGTGTGAAGACATCCAGTCAGACGCTGTGGAAATGA